A stretch of DNA from Plodia interpunctella isolate USDA-ARS_2022_Savannah chromosome 11, ilPloInte3.2, whole genome shotgun sequence:
cttatttccaTAAATCCGTGAAATTTTTCATGCATTAAGCAGAATCAGACGaaaatgcaatttaattataccacTGAACTGATAAGATggtaactttaaaattacaactCTTTGTATTGGattatctatttttacatgtatttgataaacgttttatatatttctgttttatttagaaaGTACTATGTATTTTCcgtaaaaattacttaattctGTAGTTACGAATTGTCTTTACAAGTTACCTTTTGCTTATTAGTAATGACATGCGTAAATAACTTATCttcttatgttttttaaattcctgTTTCGATCATTTCCGTGACAACATTATAGATTTATGGTAAGCATTAAAATATCAAGATTAACTTTCACTATCAACGATATTATGTTACCTTGCTCGAGTTATATCAGCATAACTACATAGTGCCTATAAGAGCTAAATCGTTAATTATAGTTAGTAACATGTTCGTTGAAAGCTATATACTAAAAATTCGCTTGCCTTAGTACAAAATCAAAGATTAATACTTACTTAGTTacgaaaattacattatatttaaatatacagctaaataaaactttgagtaataggtatatataagtTAGTTAACACTTTGTAACTGAAgaacttttgaaaaaattaagaaaataggGCAAAACTTTCAGTaaacacacaaaacaaaagtttaaaacagGTAGTTATACCTAATATTACCTAAGTGTTTGTTAGTATAATCTTAATATGCAGTCCTTGCAactttaaacattaaaatgtagaGCAATCGCTTATGATGTAACTACGAAATActttgtgtttatttctatcaaaCTTTGCCTTTCACTTGATATCGAAACTGACACGTAGACTTTTAACTCTCTTTGTGTTCCGACTTACCTTGGAGTCCAGCCGCAGAGGAAGTCCAAAGCACTTAAAATTCACTGCGTTATCATGTTTGCAATGTATCTAGAGCGAGCGAAAGTGACAGTGTTCGTTGTCAGCACGCGGCGATATTAGGCCCGAGTAAAAGTATTGTGTGGAATAAAAGGTACCTAAGTATGAGCGAGGCGCAAGTACACGCGGTGACTGCGCGACTCAGAGTGGAGGCAGCGGCAGCAGGCGGGCGCGCGAGCGCTCATCCCGTCCGGCGCGCCGGTCCGGCCCGGGCCTAGGCTTTCggaaaataaaggaaattCTGTTTCAGATGACGTCCGCACTGCATCCTATTGAAAACATAATCGAGTACTATTGATCAACGTCAACTAGGACCTATATAGGGTTTATTAGCACACAAATAGGGTTTATGTTGTTGAGTAttggaaaactaaaaaataaaagttattttattttcaaaatgtatatttgccTACAAGTTATACTTGCCTGCCTCAGGCATCTTATCGCTGAATTTGATGAATTCAAATAAAgtaatacataggtataagtatttattaattcgttTTGATACAGAGTCTATTAAATGTTACTAATGGATACGGATCCCTTTATATCAGAAagtaatatgtaatatgtcaataaatagaataatagaatatttggTCGTTTAATTCAAGAAAAACTAATTGtgtaacatttaaaatcaaCCAAAACTGTTTCAAAAAAGTTGCCctaaaatttttcttaaaatctCTTGAATCTGTACCTATCAGGAAACCACGTACTCAATATAAACCAACAcgtaatcaatattattaattttatttttatacactatCGGATATTTATCATATgtagaaattgataaaataaataaaacctcaaaaacttattttctgTCCGACAAAACAACATCTCATATTATattcatcatcagcctacccttatcccactttatgtgtcGTCGTTGTGTGGGTCGGTACCGCATGTTAGTCTCTTCTACTTCACCCTGTCTGATGTCAACCAATCTGTTACATCTTTTTTAGCCATATCCGCACTCAATTCAACCATATCCATATCCAACTCTTCTTCGGCCTGCCCCTATTTCTTtttccatttaatttaaaatccatAACCCTTCTGACAACGTTACTCTCCTCGCTTCTCATAACGTGATCATACCATTGGAGCCTATTATTACTTTCCAATTTTCTCCAGATCTCCTCTCACATATTCGTTccttattttatcaatactaGTCACTCTTCACATCCACTTTCAAGCATTTTCATCTCCGCTACACGCAGTCGCTTTTCATTTGTCACCTTGGTAGCCATACGGTCTTGTAGATCTTGCCCTTGAGTTGTAATGTCATTAGAGTCACAGATGACATTACAACGTGTTGGATTAAGTGTCACCGTCATTTCACATAGAATTTCGTCGCTTTGGAGGATGGAACCGAGGTATTGAAAATcagagaaaataaaagttgttttgtaGCCAATTATCATTTTGTTAATGagaagacaaaaaaaatggcGACTCTATTAACATATCAGTAAACTCTAATTATTCTACACAGACTTCTATGTGGCGGTACctaataacataacaaattgtcTTATGTCAACCATACAACCTGTTGTCCCTAAGACACTTCTGCAGGCTCAACAAGTGAGGTAGCAAGCCCTTTGGAACCGACCCAACTCACAACCGCTGCTCTACGTAGAGTTAGTgccaattttattaacttgttttcTGGTTAGTTTGTTTTACacgtcttttatatttttcatttttaaatacatgaatttatatataaaaaataacaatcgtCTGTCTACAGTTATGTATAGTTCTGCAACTCCTAAACCAAGCAATGGATATTGTAACGTGGTTATTAGTCTAAGGTgggtttaaataattaaatataattaggtataaacctaattatattatttttagatatataggtataaagtCTATATACAGTACAACCCCTTCCACTAAGGGATGGGTCACTCTATATTATAAGGAGAAAATGGCGATTCCCCAAGAAAGGTAGAGACGAGATCACGGTACGTTTTGCAACaggcaaaataaatatgtgcgtaatttttgctatttatttatattattgtcgtACATATTGggggaaaatgttttttttctgacAGTTCCATAACCGTAAATTTTccgtaaaaaattatttgcacTCATAATACATATATCTCCTACTACTTACCATACAAAAGAGAGTCATggttagaataaatatttaaagacaaACGTATAAGGATAGacatttaaagatatttaaatactttaaaataattaaattagtattgACTCTTGTTTCTCGTTCCATTTCTCAATAAGTGTCCCGTCTCGTTTCCCGCTAACGTGACCCCTTCCAACTCCCGCAATGTATCCTGTTTCCCGCAACGTTTCTTCTCTTTATAGAGTTGTATTTCTCGTGGCGGAAGGTCGTGACCATTACGTGgaaacacatacaacaactttcttaacataattattggagtggtttaccattaccttcttcatttcacagaCTGGATGATAAATCATTAATCCCTCCTAAAGGATCCCCTAATGGAGAGTCCCACTTGCAATTACCTAACCACTTTTTGAATGCTTCTAATTATTGACTTTCATCCTGAATATATtcttttaatgtaaataaattgatacctaattatttttcgaAAGTTATCTTACTTATCTTGATATCAAATATGGTTAATTGATACGTAGTCACATATTGattaataataggtatattttccaATCATTATACTTACAATCAGACaagatatgaaaataaaaaatctaggCATTGCAAATCACAGCCACAGTCACATTGAAGCAGCTGTccaataagaatataataatatatttaaataatccatttaaaatgtttataccaGTTGCGGgagcatttttattaatcaatttaatatttctagcGGGATCGATAATGTATACACTGCTCGTTATAGATAAGGTGCGtactttttgtttagtttagcTACCTATTTAGTGcttattttcaaagttttatattgtaactCAGAAAACGATGCTTCCACCAACAGCAATgggttaatttaatttgattaagaATCACGAATGAGTTGAACTGATGTTATTTTGTGATTGAAACATTTAATGCTACTTTCATATAGATGTAGGTGTCTATATAAGCACTTACTTAGGTAGTTTGTGTTTGCCTCGAAAAAATGGAACTCGTATTATAGGCACATACGATAGATATGAACTACttagaaatttttaaatgatgttCGAAAcagtaattacataattataataaaaaataagtacctacttcacGTATAGGTACGTCACGCTTTTAGCGCTAAACCGCGAAGCCGCTCTTGATGACCCAGGGTCAAACATTGGCTACGCGCGGGCGAGCGAACAGAGCAACGGCTGAGTAGTTTACATATagataagtatgttttaaaatcTGATCACGATAAGttatgtatacatttttatcagaTCTACATACCAActaatatttacatgaaaagGTAATAAACTCTCAAAGTGAGGTCTCTAAACAAAAGCAACTGCTAGACTTCCAGTATAGCTACATATGTAGGGGACATCCGTAAAAGTCTACATGACTGGACTAGGTTAGCAATTTTAGAACGTTTCTTGTATTAACTTGGTTTAGCAATTGCCAGGAATTTCCATGCTTTAAACTTTTAACTTAAGGTTGGCAAGGTTTTAAATCTGCGTAAATTTCCGCGTTGCTCTTAGGACTTATAAGCATTTCATTCGAAATCAATTCCAAATAGGTtgcttttgatttaaatacGTCTAATTGACTACTTTactgggtataaaataaaacgcatATAGGTATGCacataataatcaaatacaattttaaatgatacattttattaattacgatatttacatttttttcaatcatattaaagtacatataggtattaggaatgctttttgactccaaaatccgtgacgtcacatttcacaatttttgtcatacaagctccatagAATGACTACTTTGACTAGTATGAGAGTAGCCAATTGTCTTTATCTTATTTGTCTACCATTCCGTTGGACTAAAATTCACTATATATTTTCCAGGATGTGCCGAGAGTATCCATAACACCATCTACGTTCTCGTGCCAGGACTCCGAGGCCCGCCTCAGCAATGCTCACGTGATCATCTTTGAGAATATTTCACGAATACGCACCAACAGCACTACTATACAACAGTGAATAACTTATATGCTATAACACAGTCAGAAAAAAACAGTCTGTTATAGAAATTGATCTGCAGGTCAATCTACCTAATCTAACATTAACCACGATCTCTGTAActaatcaataatttaaaattattgcaatTATTGACGTCGAAAAACGTaggaaactaaataataattatcctGTAACCATCAAGGGGAAAACTATAAATAGAGTGAAGTAGGTACTAGGTAAATgtggtaattaaataatttaaaacgcAAAGTTAATCGTCGCAGTGTCTTTCCTCTAGCGTGTAGTCAAAGTGATAGGTACTTGtgaacttgttttttttttcttcaagaTACTTTCTACCAAAAGAAGTTTAGAGGTCAATAAAAGCTAGCTATGACAGACGGaaggacggacagacagacacacgaATAATCCTATAAAGGTTCCTTTTTTTTGTACGAAACTCAAAAAACTCTGAATAAAACTTACAGAAAATGCGTAATCGTTGGATAGCTAAATATGGTATAGAGATAAATAAGTTAGGTACTTATCGATTACAATctattaaatgtatatgtttatCAGAGTACATGTATAACACTTATCTCGGTGTACACTGTTCTGTACTTTCGTGATTTAAGAATTAACACACTATCGCAGCAAGTCACAAACTTCCTGTATAATTAGAATACAATAGAAGCGctcattatatagataaacccATGAAGAGACTAATACCTCTGCTCCAGACCtggttttattttccaaaaatgtCCAACAAATACTTTTTGAGAAGATACCATTATGTCCTCGGCGACGTAATTGCTGCCCATTACAACGCCGAAGACATAATGGATTTTTATACCACGGCAGCACCTACGTCGTAAACAAAGGAgtgttataattttgactTAATGCATTTCGGCGTAACAAATGCttacagtaggtacctacttattactAACATAAAGGTCGCTAAAGTTTCAAACGCAGCTTCAAACTGCATCTGCCGACGGCACGTGTAGCGTTGAGTGACTTGGTTTGTTTATGTTCATATCGTTTAAGCGGTTTCCATgactatttttcataattatggAATGCCTTCAGAGCGTCACTGCAGCAACAGCAAGCTGCAGGTGCGGTTGCAGGCCTACGTCGCCACCATTACAGTGGTAGCGACCGCTAAACAATAAGGTCATCGCCTCGTAAAAATGAGTTTGCCACAAATTCAAGAGAACTAATAAACCTTGTTCATGTAAGTATAAGCAGTTTATAACGCAAGCCttcttatttgaaaaaaaagccTTACCACTAACTGACCACCTAGTGTTGGTTATGCAGTGGCGGCTTGAAATTGTAACTTAAAGAGATTGTATCTTTTACCTAAACGACGACGAACCTAATTAATCAATCATTATCATAAGTTCTGTTGCGAAATGTAGGTACAATCAAACACAAACGCTATCCAAAGATTTGTGGCGCCCCTTGAGCCCATGGCTACAAATCATAGAGATTTGCCTGACCTGAATTAAATCTGAATGCATTTTACCGCGACGAATTTCCAGGGGGCTTGTGCtgttttatgtacctaccttcATAAGGACACTTCGTAACACGAAAGGAAGGCGACAAACCGAATTTCCGCAACCTTCAGGTCGCCGCTGCTCTGACAGGAATAACTAATCTCCGTTGAgagaatattgaataaaattactttactCGTTCAATCTTTGCTTTTTCTGACCTATGGATGCCTGAacatgcgaagtggagaaatAGAAGGAAAGTGGACCCAAGCTCTGATACTTTCTTCAGCACCTGATTCTGAGTAAACAGTAAGTAACtaaggaaaacgctcagatgagagaagtCCAAGTCAGAAGAGTAactataattacttatttcttttCCTGAGTGTTGTATAAGTCGACGCGACTAAGGAAAATAACAATAGTTATCTTATTTTACAGGCTTGAAATTAGTGAAACAATTGCGATAGTACTTAGGTATCGTGCTacaaaatcttatatttttgtgtaccaagctaaactttgtatgtttatttggaCGAGCGATTTCAGGAACTACTTGtcaataagtaagtaaaaaatatttatatgtatgacAGCTACATTCATGAGAAAGGCTGCAGCCTATCCAAAATCCCGAAGTAAGtattccaacgggagcgaagccgcaggGCATAGCTAGTTATTAAGAAGATTCTTCATTCCACTGACTAAGATCCACTGATGGATTAGtggataattttattcatcattTAGGTAATCCACTTTTGAATCTAAGAGTATGTAATGTTAACCGGTGGATCAAAGGATATTTTCCCTGTTCAATCAGATTGGGTGCAAAGTCTTATCTCAGCAATAACGTGTGAGAATTTTAAAAACCGCTTAAGGCATGTTGTGGTAAGGAATAAGCATCCATGCTTGATATATTAGGTATGTACTAGTACTTACTTAGCCCTGCATTTGTCTAAGTCAAGTTTGCGTTTCTCCCGTCGTTGGTCAATGCCGTAGCCGATGCAAAAGTCACGTAATTATTTAGACACACCTTTGAACAATGGCGGCGAATATCATTACAAGACGATATTTTCACAACAATCTCGGCCAGACCAACGTTTGAGTAGACAGGTtttggagaaaaaaaaatgctacaCAGGTGTTTAAAAATGTCAGAAGTCaacatgttaattttatgtagaCAGGTATCTAATTCATTTACCTCActtatacttacctatataaatacgGCGTGTACTTATCTATAGATAGGACCACGTAAACTGtcctttatataaataaaaataacaatgagtAATTGTAATCTACCTGAAACATGACGTTTTAACACtgtacatattaatatacctaGACTGCAAAGCATCACACGCCCAGCATacagttatattattaattattctaattaGATGTATGTACACCTTCCaactatataaacaaaatgagaGTTCTATAGATTTATAAACCAACATTCAGTGTCGATAAAAAAAGCCATTTGGTCCGTTGTTGTAATGGCTCGCAGTTTTGCTTGCGCTGTGGCCCCGACAAGTTAGCTACGTGGCTGAGCAATTTTCGATGAAGCTTTTTGAATTGGGCAAAATGAGTTACGcgtttattattgttgtgaCGGTAGCAATCACCATCAAGTTGATGTTCCTGAgcttttctatatatttcacaattaaaaacaaattaagtcAAGAATGCGCGGTGAGTTTTCAACAATTACCTAAGTGtacctaattttaaataaattatattcatgaataaatttaccCAAGCATATCCGAGTTAAAAGGTGAATGGTTACAATAGGTATAGCTTATGACCGTAAGTCTTAATTACTAGGAAATGCTGAAACTTCTAGGTTCTTGTTAAGAGCAAGTCCTTGAACTTATCTGAATTAACCGGAAATAAAGCTCTGCAGAAATTTCTtaacaatacatatttacttatgacataatttgttaaagatatttattcaGGTGGTAGGTAGTTACCACCTAGACGGATAAAAATCGaaattgattttcaattttgaactTCGAGTATACAAGAATCCTCTTTGTATACTTACCCTTACCACTCCATTCGAAATCTTGAACCTTCTATCAAGTTCCATTATATAAGTATCATCatttttatcgataaaatCTCTGTCGCATCACATGCAAtctcattacattttttgccattcAATGTTCTATGGCGAATATTATCTTCATTTATTAACTGCAATAAATACATTCGAAACATCCGCTACGGAGTGTGACGACCTtcgcttaaaataaatatgtcgcAAAGAagaatggaataaaaaaaaactatggaTTGCAACACAAATTAgacattattttgaaatgaagCTCCTGCTACTACCGTTTGTGAATAAACTAACATcgttaactatttatttaaaaaataaataactgtaaTCTCCTGCAAAAGTCGGTATTACTTTCTGATATCTGTGAAATTGTATACTCTCTGTCGTGACTTATTttgttcacaaaatatttaaataacttagtACCTAGATATTCGGACTTCCTAAGTAGTTTCGTACAATAAAAACGCGGATGTGaccttatacatattattgtgaaaaatacATCTTATGCTGTGGTAATAGTGACGAAATTCCAATATAATTGAAGAgattattatatcataaataaaaagggaTATGCCATTGCGagtattataatgatttaacTTAAGTATTGCGTCACCTAtgtatttaaatcatttttttgtggagacaaataaatgttactcGGTGGACTTAGGCACACCCTCCAAAACGGACACGGGTGAGATGATTCGATTAGTTTGTTTAGCAGCCTTTTTTCTGTTGTTGGCCTtgcctggcagaaggggcaaacccaagagctggcttgatgtcgtcaacaTCTGCGTAAGACCGAGAAAACGCAGATGAGAGACATTTTCTGTTGTTTTACGAAGGATTCCATTTTGATATCTTAAATACTTAAGTGCTTATacatactttttcttttacagACGTCCAACAGCAGCAAGAAACAAAAGTCGATGTTAATATCTTGGAACCAAATTCCTCGGATATTTTTTCCCAAAAAAATTCAGTATTGTTCTGACAACAACAGGTCTACCATTTATACTGACAGACTTTAACATGTATAAGTTTGTaacgaaataaatgtatttgcataggttattaataattattgatagttaaatatgtacctaaatatttgatttcaatAACAACTACCTTACCTGAGAGCAATGACCttgatttttacataaaaatattcgtaCATAGTTATCTAGGTATAGTCGTAGGTATAGGTATAGTTGCATCCATCCTATTCTCGAAGAAGTAGATATAACAGGTAGATATGAACCAAAGAGCTTAGATTGCGTGACTTGTATTGACTTTACTGTGCattgtaagtaggtacgtgACTTATTAGATTTCAGAATTTCCTAGGTGACGGTGGAGTTGTTTCGCGACTTTATCGAACATTTATAAGATATTATCCACCTACCTTTACAGAATATAGACATcgttaatttagaaaaaaaatactgtaactGTAAGGACGTtataacaaaagtaaattttaagcAAGATGATTACATACATGCCGGCTCTACCATATCGCGAAACAGTACGCcgaactttgacggattcggcatacattgctggtttttcattactgtaaataaaagctctcatacaaactacgcaatgttcttTCATTCGCATTGTCGGCGCGCAGCGTCGGTTAGGTGATAGTTTGTAGCCGGCATTATAATTCAATGTTAAGTTGTAAtggaatatttaatactaaagCGAAATTGATGAAAACGTGATggttttactttaaaaaaatattggacatATCAGCCGCACACTAGAGCCGGCCAATggcctatattttttaagttcatttaaaataatctagtctcatcattaaaacttttaaaatgtgtaaatattgAGGCAGGTAATGCTGATGATTGATTTTACTACACggctttttatcctgaaattcccgaACGAAAACTCGAAACTACTAagtatatgtaaaattaattgttaaccACAGCTATAATGTTTGACCTCGAGCTATATGTATTCCAAtagtatattacaatattggaCTAGTCCAATACTgtaatatctatctatcaattttcttaagtccattttaaggttttaacttttatgtctagacataaaaacaacaaataaaaacgtaagtatacatttaattccttctaaataaacatatataccCAACACACCGTTTTATACATTCTTTGAATTATATCatctaatataaatagtattcgATATCATTATACAGTGACATtgtacaatataatacaaaacaataaataaaatgtctatatatatatataccatttTAAGCATTTATATACCCTGCCCtggatattaaaaatagaagtcACTTAATTCTGTCGTCTTCTTCATAATGTCGTCACGCATAGCGCACTATGCGCCTGGGGCGACaagcaataatttatttaatttatccaattaaatttcaacatttaagaaattaataaccCTAACAAATGTTGGCCATTTAAAAGTCCTTTTCTTAAATTCCATTTTGaggtttttacttttatatttaagtgcTTTGTGTACAACAAGTCTATTAAATTCAGAAACATTTGGATGATTTACATATTCCTCTATATTCATCCATTTGCATTCTTGAACTTCTCTTtcagattttgatattttttcagataAGGCAGTCATCATCAACAGTACATAAATATCGGAATTTCCGAACATCATGTCGTGTACGTGTCTGAAGGTGATTAAGGACTGAAATGCTGCATCTACTCCTGTCTcttcttttatttctcttaCAGCAGCATCTATGATATCTTCCCctgtaatataaaacaaaacaattgaatTAGTTAAAACAATTGAAGATATAAAACCAAATCCATCGAGGATTTGGATTAGAAGATTGATAATATGTTAACATGGTATGGTTAAATttgaacatttaatttatgattacaGTTACAGGTTATTTCATATTTCCATAACAgacagtaataaaatataaaatgtagataataaaacaaaataataaatagctttACCTCTCTCAACATAACCCCCAGGTAGTTTCCAATGTccgtaagtataatttttttcagatacAGCCAAGAGTTGGTCCTTATTGTTGAATACCAAGCCACCCACTCCTAGGTTGGTATGGCTAGCTGGAGGCAAATTGGGCTCGCAATCCAGTGGCAGCCATTTGAACATCATCACATAGTCATCTCTGGCATGATGGAAATTAAACCCTTTCTAAGGATGTTAATGTATgcctttattaaaataaataaataggtatgtaagcAGTAAACTATTGCTTTGAAAAATGCTGGACAGTTAACAAATTTGAAAcagtaatttgtttaataataatgtacttacAAGATATTCTTTTGATATGTAGATAGTTTATTAGCaatcattaattattacttactttAATATAACACTTACTTGCGCCAATATAGGAACCTGCATAGAGtcttttatattaactttaaacCAAATACACCTCCTTTGCTCTTCGGTCCATTTAGCCAGAGATTctacataaaacattttgaacaAGGTGCAATCAAGCATGTTTGCAAATATTGTGAAGTGTGTgcaaatattgtgaaaaatggTGAACCTTTCAGAAATATCTATCTttgaatacatatattactGTAAAAGCCCGTATACAgataaatcttaggttttttcagaaaatcttaggatttaTCAGCATGGGTTGGTAAACGTAAagacttattataaataattgacgatTTTTTCAGGATTTTGCCATTAGAATTTAGTATATGCTAGGTTTTGCTACTGAGGGCTGGTAAATGTAGGTTTTGGGAATCAAACAATGagtaattcttattaattatttatttttcagtcaaaaccatacatattttatgtaggtatcataattatgagagtaattaattaactaagtaattaaaaatcaaatccttacctatattttcatttggtacgtatttttatttataaatgtttttatattttaaaggtataGTATAaccttacctttaaaatacttcttaaatagtaaaaaataacaaaagtaaaattattttctcaacatttacCATGCCTTTGAtataaatcttaagatttaccaagTGAATGGTGGTAAAAGTTAGAATCACAAAATTGTTCGGACTTTTACCATTAagagttggtaaatcttaggttttactgGAATATCTAAAGATTTACCATAGTTCatgcttttacagtaacatatatattttatttttgacaataaccTGCCAAAAATTTGccaaaattgtattgtgtaGTTTGGTCTAATTTGAGAGACtggatttgtttttatatcttat
This window harbors:
- the LOC128673933 gene encoding uncharacterized protein LOC128673933 isoform X1 gives rise to the protein MLPMKCFSRLNCNLISRRIISLSCPVCHTHSNQTLPQIFTGQMDRFNGITIDSSSEKLVDKDYFSRKLDESLAKWTEEQRRCIWFKVNIKDSMQVPILAQKGFNFHHARDDYVMMFKWLPLDCEPNLPPASHTNLGVGGLVFNNKDQLLAVSEKNYTYGHWKLPGGYVERGEDIIDAAVREIKEETGVDAAFQSLITFRHVHDMMFGNSDIYVLLMMTALSEKISKSEREVQECKWMNIEEYVNHPNVSEFNRLVVHKALKYKSKNLKMEFKKRTFKWPTFVRVINFLNVEI
- the LOC128673933 gene encoding uncharacterized protein LOC128673933 isoform X3, with protein sequence MDRFNGITIDSSSEKLVDKDYFSRKLDESLAKWTEEQRRCIWFKVNIKDSMQVPILAQKGFNFHHARDDYVMMFKWLPLDCEPNLPPASHTNLGVGGLVFNNKDQLLAVSEKNYTYGHWKLPGGYVERGEDIIDAAVREIKEETGVDAAFQSLITFRHVHDMMFGNSDIYVLLMMTALSEKISKSEREVQECKWMNIEEYVNHPNVSEFNRLVVHKALKYKSKNLKMEFKKRTFKWPTFVRVINFLNVEI
- the LOC128673933 gene encoding uncharacterized protein LOC128673933 isoform X2 → MLPMKCFSRLNCNLISRRIISLSCPVCHTHSNQTLPQIFTGQMDRFNGITIDSSSEKLVDKDYFSRKLDESLAKWTEEQRRCIWFKVNIKDSMQVPILAQVSVILKDDYVMMFKWLPLDCEPNLPPASHTNLGVGGLVFNNKDQLLAVSEKNYTYGHWKLPGGYVERGEDIIDAAVREIKEETGVDAAFQSLITFRHVHDMMFGNSDIYVLLMMTALSEKISKSEREVQECKWMNIEEYVNHPNVSEFNRLVVHKALKYKSKNLKMEFKKRTFKWPTFVRVINFLNVEI